The sequence TTTAGACATATAGAAAGATGATGCAGTTATTTTGTGATGCTGTGGTAATTGACTTTGTTTGGAGAGTGATTAagatgtatattttttttatttgtcatgtatattaaaataatttagaattttatctaccaatataattaaatataaattttgataaaaaGTTAATTACTTCATCCGTCTTGTGACTACAGTTATTCGATGTATATACATCAAATAATGAGTAATGTCATTTAAAATTCTATTAAATTATCTACACAAATGTATGATACCAAagttgttatttttaaatcatgaATTCAGAGGCACTATTaaagttaaaaattaaaaaatttattttaatttttacattttttttttacaatatgAATGTGTATGCAtccaaataattattattttatagaaAACAAAATAGTTGGGCGGATGTTGATGGACCACTCTCCCTATCCGGTCGGTGAAAGCGAGAGCCATGGGCGGCCCGATTTCCTtttcaaattatataataatagaaaaaaaaaataaggcctaattatatatatacttaaaatttaacaaaattattccctcaatttttttaaaaaatttataaaattaaatattcatactttttaaaaccaaaaatcaaatataaaaaaatgttgTCCAGAAATATCGTCATATGTAACTTCATGTAAAAGTGTCAATAGGTTATATATACATCTATCatcttctttttttattttttatttttcattcttACTTATTTCACCTATTAAGGTAGTTTTTGAAAAAACTTTTAATAAGCATTTATTAGCtttttcttaataaaattttgaaaatccgagaaatgatttttaaaaactctattaGATATTACATAAGTATTAAATGCTTCTTTAAATTAGTTATTTTAttacatatttttaaattttatgttataatTTACTGAAAAGATTGTACGTCTTATCATATCGTATCAATGCGAATTATTTACACATGAAAtatttgaatgaataaatacatttattatattttttagcatttacatataaaatcgcGTAAACTCAATAATTTATtccataaaatttaaatttataatataatattttgataataataaaatattaccaCTCCCACCAAATTTCCCACAATAAATACCCCATCTCCTTCTTTCTCTTCTACTATCCTACTCACTCTCCACCTAACAAAAAAACACACACGTTCTTCTTTACGTACGAACCCGATGACTAAGGACGCGGCGGAGCAAGGGTCCTTCGCGGCGAAGGACTACCAGGACCCGCCGCCGGCGCCGCTGTTCGACGCGGCGGAGCTGGCGAAATGGTCTTTCTACCGGGCCTTGATAGCCGAGTTCATAGCCACTCTACTCTTCCTGTACGTCACTGtgctgacagtgatcggataCAAGCATCAATCGGAGGGCGATCAGTGCGACGGCGTGGGGATTCTCGGGATCGCGTGGGCTTTCGGGGGGATGATTTTCGTGCTTGTTTACTGCACTGCTGGGATTTCTGGTTAGTAGCAACCAAcgttactttaaaaaaaaaaaaatcactatATTTAGACGTTACAAACACTATCTTAAGAGTtatttatacataaattttgtATGAATTTGAGCTGTTTTCCtagtttcattttcattttaacCGAGAAGTTGGTCTGTTTTGGGTTTCAGTAGTCACGTACATATAGTTCGAATTTGGTGTTAGTGCCATAAGTACTAGGTAATTTGTTCCTTTTAGTTCTGCTCTGCAGAGTACCTCTGTGGCACCTGATATTGGAACGTCGTAGCCCACTAAACTAAAAACAGACCAACTTAATTATCACACGGGACGTCGAATTTTTTGTGACATGATTTTGAATTTTAGCTACTTGAATCTTATGATATGTGATCACAGGGGGTCATATTAATCCTGCGGTGACGTTCGGGCTATTCCTGGCTCGGAAAGTGTCTCTGGTGAGGGCGGTGATGTACATGGTGGCTCAATGTTTGGGTGCCATCTGCGGAGTTGGGCTGGTGAAGGGATTCCAGAAATCTTTCTACAAAAGATACGGCGGCGGCGCCAACGAGCTGCAGGAGGGCATCAGCACCGGGGTGGGCTTGGCCGCCGAGATCATCGGCACCTTTGTCCTTGTTTACACCGTCTTCTCCGCCACCGACCCCAAGAGAAGTGCTAGAGATTCTCATGTCCCTGTAAGAAGCTAGCTCTACTTTCATACATACataatttttctttcttttttaatATTTCTAACCTTTGTGAAATTGTTATTGTTTTTGGATCACCTTGAGAAGTCCcatgtgatttttgaaaatattcaagttttggcCCACAAATGGTATCGAATCATCACCTCTACTAGAATATTGCAAGCTAGTGTGCCCTTTTTTTGAAAGATTAATATCTAGTCTAGTACTTTAAAAGTCACATATatagattttaaataaatgaaaGCCTTCTGTTTCAAACATGGATTTAATGTTACGTTGTGTGTTCAATTAATGGTTTGACTTGATGCCACCACCAAGTACAAATTtgtgaatatatataattattcttAATTTTCGCTTGAATGGTAGCAAGTGGATTGCAAATAACATTAGTCGTCTTAGAACAACTAGCAAAAGTCCCGAAATGTTTGAGTGATTTTGAATCGAGCAATTTGAAGCCATATA comes from Henckelia pumila isolate YLH828 chromosome 4, ASM3356847v2, whole genome shotgun sequence and encodes:
- the LOC140859931 gene encoding probable aquaporin PIP2-5, with the protein product MTKDAAEQGSFAAKDYQDPPPAPLFDAAELAKWSFYRALIAEFIATLLFLYVTVLTVIGYKHQSEGDQCDGVGILGIAWAFGGMIFVLVYCTAGISGGHINPAVTFGLFLARKVSLVRAVMYMVAQCLGAICGVGLVKGFQKSFYKRYGGGANELQEGISTGVGLAAEIIGTFVLVYTVFSATDPKRSARDSHVPVLAPLPIGFAVFMVHLATIPVTGTGINPARSLGAAVIFNQDKAWDNHWIFWVGPFIGAAIAAFYHQFILRAGAIKALGSFRSSSRV